In Synechococcus sp. UW69, the following are encoded in one genomic region:
- the mraY gene encoding phospho-N-acetylmuramoyl-pentapeptide-transferase, whose amino-acid sequence MLVVLATSFAADKWIPNAQLSLPLLISTVCATATAALGIPLLRRLKMGQFIREEGPESHRSKAGTPTMGGLLVVPVGVILGSLITRDSVASQQLLSLASLTLAFMLIGGVDDWSSLTKHTNTGLTARGKLLLQALAALIFLVVAAWQGWISSSIALPLGLELPLGILIWPLGLFVVLAESNATNLTDGLDGLASGCGALVFTGLALQLMLRGDSGDPALAGFCMTMAGAWLGFLVHNRNPARAFMGDTGSLAMGAALSGVALLSNSLWPLLVMGGVFVAESLSVIIQVWVFKATKGPDGQGRRVFRMAPLHHHFELGGTDERSVVPAFWLVTAGLVFVGVVVHP is encoded by the coding sequence ATGCTGGTGGTCTTGGCGACCAGCTTTGCAGCCGACAAATGGATCCCCAATGCGCAGCTGAGCCTGCCTCTGTTGATTTCAACGGTCTGCGCAACCGCTACGGCAGCTTTAGGCATTCCGCTTCTGCGTCGCTTGAAGATGGGGCAGTTCATCCGCGAAGAGGGACCGGAATCCCATCGGAGCAAAGCGGGAACGCCAACGATGGGGGGTCTGCTCGTGGTTCCCGTCGGAGTCATTCTCGGCAGCCTGATCACGCGGGACTCCGTGGCATCGCAACAACTGCTCAGCCTGGCTTCGCTGACGTTGGCATTCATGCTGATCGGCGGCGTCGATGACTGGAGCAGCCTCACCAAACACACGAACACAGGTCTGACAGCGCGAGGGAAATTGCTGCTGCAGGCCCTTGCGGCCCTTATCTTTCTGGTCGTCGCAGCCTGGCAGGGCTGGATCAGCAGCAGCATTGCCTTGCCTTTGGGCCTTGAACTTCCGCTGGGGATCCTGATCTGGCCTTTGGGGCTGTTTGTTGTTCTGGCGGAGAGCAATGCCACCAACCTCACCGATGGCCTGGATGGTCTGGCCAGCGGCTGTGGAGCTCTGGTGTTTACGGGTCTGGCGCTTCAGCTAATGCTGCGAGGGGACAGTGGAGATCCCGCCCTAGCTGGATTTTGCATGACCATGGCAGGGGCGTGGCTGGGATTTCTTGTGCACAACCGAAACCCGGCTCGAGCCTTCATGGGCGACACCGGATCCCTCGCGATGGGGGCAGCCCTGAGTGGTGTCGCCCTGTTGTCCAACAGTCTTTGGCCACTGCTGGTGATGGGAGGCGTCTTCGTGGCTGAATCCCTCTCCGTGATCATCCAGGTTTGGGTGTTCAAGGCCACGAAAGGGCCTGATGGACAAGGCCGACGCGTTTTCCGCATGGCGCCACTTCATCACCATTTTGAGCTGGGAGGCACCGATGAACGAAGCGTGGTGCCTGCGTTCTGGCTGGTGACGGCAGGGCTGGTCTTTGTAGGAGTGGTGGTACATCCCTAA
- a CDS encoding M23 family metallopeptidase produces MLGLFAALLVPMSGVVTQGVEPDHPALDIACRVGRPVRAAHDGVGRSRWTSTHGWTFHLAGDGIKTRYSHLNAGAPAGSYDRGQIIGLCGNTGRWSTGPHLHFEAEPLHFLDALESPSADQLKSMEQTPQWRQRSVEASR; encoded by the coding sequence TTGCTGGGTCTGTTTGCCGCGTTGCTTGTACCGATGTCGGGTGTGGTGACCCAAGGCGTCGAACCAGACCACCCAGCGTTGGATATCGCCTGCCGTGTTGGTCGTCCTGTGCGCGCGGCACATGATGGTGTTGGTCGGAGTCGCTGGACATCCACCCACGGATGGACGTTCCATCTTGCGGGCGATGGGATTAAGACCCGCTACAGCCATCTCAATGCTGGTGCCCCCGCAGGTTCCTATGACCGCGGTCAGATCATTGGTCTTTGTGGGAATACGGGTCGCTGGTCAACCGGACCTCACCTTCACTTTGAAGCGGAACCGCTGCATTTCCTCGACGCGCTTGAAAGTCCCAGTGCTGATCAGCTGAAATCGATGGAGCAGACGCCTCAGTGGCGTCAGCGTTCAGTGGAAGCGAGCCGCTGA
- a CDS encoding alpha/beta hydrolase: MRRALLFTGAGLMVAAAGLPGFAAPKQTARTVTNGFVRSNVLLPIGGKQQVSNPVPQDLSNLSGWTREELEVGLEKQYDVDVADVTEFLYSDEGEAFLKASLNGNYHPYYSQQNDLQAVRSAIILDAEDGKLSSYGMMAKLPTDQRLQGAMKVCNADVKGDFHKDTSLLSWYMNTPACIQAYTAKAPEPAPAAPVQGLW; encoded by the coding sequence ATGCGCAGAGCACTTCTGTTCACTGGTGCCGGCCTGATGGTCGCCGCCGCTGGACTGCCTGGCTTCGCCGCCCCAAAACAAACCGCCCGGACCGTCACCAACGGTTTCGTTCGCTCCAACGTTCTGTTGCCCATCGGTGGCAAACAGCAGGTCTCCAATCCCGTTCCTCAGGATCTGAGCAATCTGTCCGGTTGGACCCGTGAAGAACTCGAAGTGGGTCTGGAGAAGCAGTACGACGTCGACGTTGCTGACGTCACTGAATTCCTCTATTCAGATGAGGGCGAGGCCTTCCTGAAAGCAAGCCTGAACGGCAACTATCACCCGTACTACAGCCAGCAAAACGATCTGCAGGCCGTACGCAGCGCCATCATTCTCGATGCTGAAGATGGCAAGCTCTCCAGCTACGGAATGATGGCCAAGCTGCCGACCGATCAGCGCCTGCAAGGTGCCATGAAGGTCTGCAATGCTGACGTGAAAGGTGATTTCCACAAGGACACCTCTCTGCTCAGCTGGTACATGAACACTCCGGCCTGCATCCAGGCCTACACCGCCAAGGCCCCTGAGCCCGCTCCAGCTGCTCCCGTTCAGGGACTCTGGTGA
- a CDS encoding L,D-transpeptidase, translated as MAVLAGGCLQLGAARARPADPIPPVAPWLSDAEALALLPAAVRSRSNKQLVLDRSSRQLILLEQGQLRLRVPAAVGTQGWETPVGEHRVLFKTVDPVWRHPGTGVLVPPGGRNPLGSRWIAFHQDCSNPGGWDGEKVVQVRGCSHVGLHGTPHRWTVGRAVSHGCVRLYDEHIRRVFELVEVGTPVVVLP; from the coding sequence TTGGCGGTTCTCGCTGGGGGATGTCTTCAGCTCGGGGCGGCAAGAGCCAGGCCTGCTGATCCCATTCCACCGGTTGCTCCTTGGCTGAGTGATGCAGAGGCGCTGGCTTTACTGCCGGCTGCAGTCCGCTCGCGTTCCAACAAGCAACTTGTGTTGGATCGCTCAAGCCGTCAGCTGATCCTGCTGGAGCAGGGCCAGCTTCGTCTGCGTGTGCCTGCCGCTGTTGGCACGCAAGGTTGGGAAACCCCTGTTGGGGAGCATCGGGTGCTTTTCAAGACGGTGGATCCCGTTTGGAGGCATCCAGGCACCGGTGTTTTGGTTCCCCCCGGAGGTCGAAACCCCCTGGGATCGCGCTGGATTGCCTTTCATCAGGACTGCTCCAATCCCGGTGGTTGGGATGGCGAGAAAGTGGTGCAGGTTCGAGGCTGCTCCCACGTCGGCTTGCACGGCACTCCCCATCGTTGGACTGTCGGACGGGCCGTGTCGCATGGATGTGTGCGTCTTTATGACGAACACATCCGCAGGGTGTTTGAGCTTGTGGAGGTGGGGACTCCCGTGGTGGTTTTGCCTTGA
- the purT gene encoding formate-dependent phosphoribosylglycinamide formyltransferase, which yields MPSFPRTVMLLGSGELGKEVAIAAQRLGCRVIACDRYAGAPAMQVADMAEVLPMTDADALLEVVRRHQPDVVIPEIEALAVHALAELEQEGITVIPTARATAVTMNRDRIRDLAAGELGLRTARFAYASNAEELTEVAKPLGWPVVVKPVMSSSGKGQSVVKGPEDLKQAWDIAMAGARGTSDQVIVEEFLSFDLEITLLTIRQRNGETLFCAPIGHEQEGGDYQCSWQPAQLTEQQLNQAQAMARTVTDNLGGAGLFGVEFFLCGDEVIFSELSPRPHDTGLVTLISQNLSEFELHLRAVLGLPIPTITAADAAASRVILAQTNMDSVAFEGVEKALTEADTQLLLFGKPTARPGRRMGVALARGGDRKEAQAKADRAAACITVIPGSTAA from the coding sequence ATGCCGTCGTTTCCTCGCACCGTGATGCTGCTGGGCAGTGGGGAACTGGGCAAAGAAGTGGCCATCGCTGCCCAGCGACTTGGCTGCAGGGTGATCGCCTGTGATCGCTATGCAGGTGCTCCAGCAATGCAAGTGGCTGACATGGCGGAAGTGCTGCCGATGACCGATGCCGATGCCTTGCTCGAAGTGGTCAGGCGCCACCAGCCCGACGTGGTGATCCCGGAGATCGAAGCGCTCGCAGTTCATGCGTTAGCGGAACTGGAACAGGAGGGAATCACCGTGATTCCAACGGCCCGTGCGACGGCCGTCACCATGAACCGAGACCGCATCCGCGACCTGGCAGCCGGCGAACTCGGTCTCCGCACGGCCCGATTCGCCTATGCCTCCAATGCTGAGGAACTCACAGAGGTAGCGAAACCTCTGGGCTGGCCCGTCGTGGTGAAACCGGTGATGAGTTCCTCGGGCAAAGGCCAAAGCGTGGTGAAAGGCCCTGAAGACTTGAAGCAAGCCTGGGATATCGCCATGGCCGGCGCCCGCGGCACCTCAGACCAAGTGATTGTTGAGGAATTTCTCAGCTTCGATCTGGAAATCACCCTGCTCACCATTCGCCAGCGCAACGGCGAAACCCTCTTCTGTGCACCGATCGGCCACGAACAGGAAGGAGGGGACTATCAGTGCAGCTGGCAGCCCGCCCAACTGACGGAACAGCAACTGAATCAGGCCCAGGCCATGGCCAGGACGGTGACCGACAACCTCGGCGGTGCAGGTCTCTTCGGTGTGGAATTTTTCCTCTGTGGTGATGAGGTGATCTTTTCGGAACTGTCTCCCCGCCCCCACGACACCGGCCTAGTCACATTGATCAGCCAAAACCTGAGCGAATTCGAACTGCACCTGCGTGCCGTTCTTGGCCTGCCGATCCCCACCATCACGGCAGCTGATGCCGCCGCCAGCCGAGTAATCCTGGCCCAAACGAATATGGACTCCGTCGCTTTTGAAGGGGTCGAAAAAGCGCTGACGGAAGCTGACACCCAATTGCTGCTGTTCGGCAAGCCCACGGCCCGCCCTGGTCGGCGGATGGGTGTGGCACTGGCAAGGGGAGGAGATCGGAAGGAAGCACAAGCCAAGGCCGACAGGGCAGCCGCCTGTATAACCGTGATCCCGGGATCAACGGCTGCCTGA
- a CDS encoding HAD family hydrolase, with the protein MGIRLLHLHLHGLFRSHELELGRDADTGGQTLYVLELARSLAQRAEVEQVDVVTRLIQDRRFDLDYSKREEVICPGARILRFPFGPKRYLRKELLWPHLEELADQLVEHLSQPGHRVDWIHAHYADAGLVGALVSQRLGIPLVFTGHSLGREKQRRLLAGGLDRSQIEQTYAISRRIDAEERALAQADLVITSTRQEADQQYSRYGHFQAAQAEVVPPGVDATRFHPHGSSQECSALESLLQPFLREPDRAPLLAISRAVRRKNIPALVEAYGQSPVLRQRHNLVLVLGCRDDPRQLEKQQRDVLQQVFDLVDRFDLYGQVAYPKQHSRAQIPALYRWAARRGGLFVNPALTEPFGLTLLEAAACGLPMVATDDGGPRDIQHRCDNGLLADVTDPGALQEALELAGSDAPRWRRWSDNGVEAISRHFSWDAHVCQYLALMQQRIRSSPVRALSVVRRPSPVSRLLALDLDSSLELPEESSLAHLRDRLQAEPFSASTGLVILTGRSLAQARQRYHELHLPDPKAWICRAGTEIHHGLDRAADPVWAQRISEAWDRDAVLAAMGHLQEHIQLQDLDHQSRFKVSYLLRASNRGLIGLARQRLRRHALQAEPQLRCHWFLDVLPQRASRSEAIRFLAHSWGLPLERVLVVASQQGDGELLDGLPATVVPADHDPCLLGQRSQQRVYVSKRPSVGAVLDGLTHYRFSGSR; encoded by the coding sequence AGGTTGATGTGGTGACGCGGTTGATTCAGGACCGTCGTTTTGATCTCGACTACAGCAAACGGGAGGAGGTCATTTGTCCGGGTGCCCGCATCCTGCGTTTCCCATTCGGACCGAAGCGGTACCTGCGGAAGGAGCTCCTTTGGCCCCATCTCGAGGAGCTGGCTGATCAACTGGTGGAACATCTGAGCCAGCCTGGCCACAGGGTGGACTGGATTCATGCCCACTACGCCGATGCCGGCTTGGTGGGTGCTCTGGTCAGTCAGCGGCTGGGCATTCCGCTGGTGTTCACCGGGCACTCTCTCGGCCGGGAGAAACAGCGTCGCCTCCTGGCTGGTGGTCTTGATCGCTCTCAGATTGAGCAGACCTATGCCATCAGCCGTCGCATCGATGCCGAAGAGCGCGCTCTGGCGCAAGCCGATCTGGTGATCACCAGCACCCGTCAGGAAGCTGATCAGCAGTACTCGCGCTACGGCCACTTTCAGGCGGCTCAGGCGGAGGTGGTCCCCCCCGGGGTCGATGCCACACGGTTCCATCCCCACGGTTCGTCGCAGGAATGCTCTGCTTTGGAAAGCCTGTTGCAGCCTTTCCTGAGGGAGCCAGATCGCGCACCCCTGCTCGCGATTTCCCGTGCGGTTCGTCGCAAGAACATTCCTGCGCTTGTGGAGGCCTACGGCCAGTCACCGGTGCTGCGGCAGCGTCACAACCTCGTGCTTGTGCTGGGCTGTCGGGATGACCCGCGTCAGCTCGAGAAGCAGCAGCGCGATGTGCTTCAGCAGGTGTTCGATTTGGTGGATCGCTTTGACCTCTATGGCCAGGTGGCTTATCCCAAACAACACAGTCGTGCCCAGATTCCCGCCCTGTATCGCTGGGCTGCCCGTCGTGGCGGGTTGTTTGTGAACCCGGCTTTGACGGAACCCTTCGGACTCACCCTGCTGGAGGCCGCGGCCTGTGGTTTGCCGATGGTGGCGACCGACGATGGGGGGCCACGGGATATCCAACACCGTTGCGACAACGGTCTTTTGGCAGACGTCACCGATCCTGGGGCACTTCAGGAAGCCCTGGAACTCGCCGGCAGTGATGCACCCCGTTGGCGACGTTGGAGTGACAACGGGGTGGAGGCGATCAGTCGCCACTTCAGTTGGGATGCCCATGTCTGCCAATACCTCGCCCTGATGCAGCAAAGGATTCGTTCGTCACCTGTTCGAGCGTTGTCGGTGGTGCGGCGGCCCAGTCCTGTCTCCAGGCTCCTGGCGCTGGATCTCGACAGCAGTTTGGAGTTGCCGGAGGAAAGCTCCCTTGCACATCTGCGCGATCGGCTTCAAGCCGAACCCTTTTCCGCCTCGACAGGGTTGGTCATCCTTACGGGTCGCTCCCTGGCTCAGGCACGTCAGCGCTACCACGAGTTGCACCTTCCCGATCCCAAGGCCTGGATCTGCCGGGCTGGAACCGAGATCCACCATGGTTTGGATCGCGCAGCGGACCCCGTTTGGGCGCAGCGGATCAGTGAGGCCTGGGATCGCGATGCTGTTCTTGCAGCGATGGGTCACCTGCAGGAACACATTCAGCTTCAGGACCTTGATCATCAAAGTCGTTTCAAGGTCAGCTACTTGTTGCGTGCCTCCAACCGTGGGTTGATCGGGTTGGCCCGTCAGCGCTTGCGGCGCCATGCTTTGCAGGCTGAACCCCAGCTCCGCTGCCACTGGTTCTTGGATGTTCTGCCGCAGCGCGCCTCCCGCAGCGAGGCCATTCGCTTCCTGGCTCACTCTTGGGGGCTCCCCCTGGAGCGGGTTCTGGTGGTGGCCAGTCAGCAGGGGGATGGAGAGTTGCTGGATGGTCTACCCGCCACGGTTGTGCCTGCGGATCACGATCCTTGTTTGTTGGGTCAACGGTCTCAGCAGCGGGTTTATGTGTCGAAACGCCCCAGTGTTGGAGCGGTGCTGGATGGCTTAACCCACTACCGGTTTTCAGGCAGCCGTTGA